One genomic window of Bradyrhizobium sp. B124 includes the following:
- a CDS encoding helix-turn-helix domain-containing protein, giving the protein MPALFTTEVAPTHRRLALWRDIVCDVFVQLDCKSDLGTAFHGAITSAQLGAVKCSVVSSGRQRVLRTPSRIARTSEDFVLFALGQSGAGAVLQDGRETVIQPGEFAFYDTTRPYELRFNDDFTQTIFQVPRAMLHRRFAGTQGLTATTFTSDRPLQRLAWQFISGLSEIADKLDPDNAIRLADQAADLLAMAISERLGGVALQASTHRSALLYRLKAHVLAHLPNPELSLSETAAALGISPRYVNSLLADEDTSFQRFVLAQRLERCKRDLASPAHAHRHIGEIAFAWGFNDLSHFGRVFRDHYGLSPRDWRHSRVPN; this is encoded by the coding sequence ATGCCGGCCCTGTTCACCACGGAAGTCGCGCCCACGCATCGGCGCCTGGCACTGTGGCGCGACATCGTCTGCGACGTGTTCGTGCAGCTCGACTGCAAGTCCGATCTCGGCACCGCCTTCCACGGCGCCATCACCAGCGCGCAACTCGGCGCGGTGAAATGCTCCGTCGTCTCGTCGGGCCGGCAGCGCGTGCTGCGCACGCCGTCGCGGATCGCACGCACCAGCGAGGATTTTGTTCTGTTCGCGCTCGGCCAAAGTGGCGCGGGCGCCGTGCTGCAGGACGGCCGCGAGACCGTGATCCAGCCGGGCGAGTTTGCGTTCTATGACACCACCCGCCCGTATGAGCTGCGCTTCAACGACGACTTCACGCAGACCATCTTCCAGGTGCCGCGCGCGATGCTGCACCGGCGCTTTGCAGGCACCCAGGGCCTGACGGCGACCACGTTCACATCGGATCGCCCGCTGCAGCGGCTCGCCTGGCAGTTCATCAGCGGGCTCTCCGAGATCGCCGACAAGCTCGATCCTGACAATGCGATCCGCCTCGCCGATCAGGCGGCCGACCTGCTCGCGATGGCGATCAGCGAGCGGCTCGGCGGCGTGGCGCTACAGGCCTCGACGCACCGCTCCGCGCTGCTCTATCGGCTGAAGGCGCATGTGCTCGCGCATCTGCCGAACCCCGAGCTCAGTCTCAGCGAAACCGCCGCGGCGCTCGGCATCTCGCCGCGCTACGTCAACAGCTTGCTGGCCGACGAAGACACCTCGTTCCAGCGCTTCGTGCTGGCGCAGCGGCTGGAGCGCTGCAAGCGTGACCTGGCCTCGCCGGCGCACGCGCATCGCCATATCGGCGAAATCGCGTTCGCCTGGGGCTTTAACGATCTCTCGCATTTCGGCCGCGTATTCCGCGACCATTACGGCCTGTCGCCGCGTGATTGGCGGCACAGCCGGGTGCCGAACTGA
- the clpA gene encoding ATP-dependent Clp protease ATP-binding subunit ClpA, which translates to MPTFSQSLEQSLHRALAIANERHHQYATLEHLLLSLIDDSDAAAVMRACSVDLDKLRTSLVNYLETEFENLVTDGADDAKPTAGFQRVIQRAVIHVQSSGREEVTGANVLIAIFAERESHAAYFLQEQDMTRYDAVNYISHGIAKRPGVSEARPVRGVDEETETKGNEDAKKKGEALDTYCVNLNKKARDGKIDPVIGRNAEINRAIQVLCRRQKNNPLFVGEAGVGKTAIAEGLAKRIVDSDVPEVLAAATVFSLDMGTLLAGTRYRGDFEERLKQVLKELEAHPNAILFIDEIHTVIGAGATSGGAMDASNLLKPALASGTIRCMGSTTYKEYRQHFEKDRALVRRFQKIDVNEPTVEDAIAILKGLKPYFEDYHRLKYTNEAIEAAVQLSSRYIHDRKLPDKAIDVIDESGAAQMLVAESKRKKTIGIKEIETTIATMARIPPKSVSKDDAEVLKHLEQTLKRTVFGQDKAIEALAASIKLSRAGLREPEKPIGSYLFSGPTGVGKTEVAKQLAASLGVELIRFDMSEYMERHTVSRLIGAPPGYVGFDQGGLLTDGVDQHPHCVVLLDEIEKAHPDLYNVLLQIMDHGRLTDHNGKQVNFRNVILIMTTNAGAADLARQAFGFTRSKREGDDHEAINRQFAPEFRNRLDAIVSFAHLNADVIGMVVEKFVLQLEAQLADRDVTIELSEPAKAWLIEHGYDEQMGARPMARIIQEHIKKPLADEVLFGQLKGGGHVRVILVKDEATAKDKIGFEYVEGPVTPKPENLPPRKRKPPKGGPGGGGGGTKGPASKGPMVKA; encoded by the coding sequence ATGCCTACTTTTTCCCAAAGCCTAGAACAATCCTTGCATCGTGCATTGGCGATCGCGAACGAGCGTCACCATCAATACGCGACGCTCGAACACCTTCTGCTGTCGCTGATCGATGACTCGGATGCGGCGGCGGTGATGCGGGCCTGCAGCGTCGATCTCGACAAGCTGAGGACCAGCCTCGTCAATTATCTCGAGACCGAATTCGAAAACCTGGTGACGGACGGCGCCGACGACGCGAAGCCGACCGCCGGGTTCCAGCGCGTGATCCAGCGCGCGGTGATTCACGTCCAGTCGTCCGGTCGCGAGGAAGTGACCGGCGCCAACGTCCTGATCGCGATCTTCGCCGAGCGCGAGAGCCATGCCGCGTATTTCCTGCAGGAGCAGGACATGACGCGCTACGACGCCGTCAATTACATCAGCCACGGCATCGCCAAGCGGCCGGGCGTGTCCGAGGCGCGGCCGGTGCGCGGCGTCGACGAGGAAACCGAGACCAAGGGCAACGAGGACGCCAAGAAGAAGGGCGAGGCGCTCGACACCTATTGCGTCAACCTCAACAAGAAGGCGCGCGACGGCAAGATCGATCCGGTGATCGGCCGCAATGCCGAGATCAACCGTGCGATCCAGGTCTTGTGCCGCCGCCAGAAGAACAACCCGCTGTTCGTCGGCGAAGCCGGCGTCGGCAAGACCGCGATCGCCGAAGGCCTCGCCAAGCGCATCGTCGACAGCGATGTGCCGGAGGTGCTGGCGGCCGCGACCGTGTTCTCGCTCGACATGGGCACGCTGCTCGCAGGCACCCGCTACCGCGGCGATTTCGAGGAGCGGCTGAAGCAGGTCCTGAAGGAGCTCGAGGCGCATCCGAACGCCATCCTGTTCATCGACGAGATCCACACCGTGATCGGCGCCGGCGCCACTTCCGGCGGCGCGATGGATGCGTCCAATCTGCTCAAGCCCGCGCTGGCTTCGGGCACGATCCGCTGCATGGGCTCGACCACCTACAAGGAATATCGTCAGCACTTCGAGAAGGACCGCGCGCTGGTGCGGCGCTTCCAGAAGATCGACGTCAACGAGCCGACGGTGGAAGACGCGATCGCGATCCTCAAGGGCCTCAAGCCCTATTTCGAGGATTACCATCGGCTGAAATACACCAATGAGGCGATCGAGGCGGCGGTGCAGCTGTCGTCGCGCTACATCCACGACCGCAAGCTGCCCGACAAGGCGATCGACGTGATCGACGAGTCCGGTGCCGCGCAGATGCTGGTCGCCGAGAGCAAGCGCAAGAAGACGATCGGCATCAAGGAGATCGAGACCACGATCGCGACCATGGCGCGGATCCCGCCCAAGAGCGTGTCGAAGGACGATGCCGAGGTGCTGAAGCATCTCGAGCAGACCCTGAAGCGCACGGTGTTCGGCCAGGACAAGGCGATCGAGGCGCTGGCTGCGTCGATCAAGCTGTCGCGGGCCGGCTTGCGCGAGCCGGAGAAGCCGATCGGCTCGTATCTGTTCTCGGGACCCACCGGCGTCGGCAAGACCGAGGTTGCAAAGCAGCTGGCGGCCTCGCTCGGCGTCGAGCTGATCCGCTTTGACATGTCCGAATACATGGAGCGGCACACCGTGTCGCGCCTGATCGGCGCGCCTCCTGGCTATGTCGGTTTCGACCAGGGCGGCCTGCTCACCGATGGCGTGGACCAGCATCCGCATTGCGTGGTGCTGCTCGACGAAATCGAGAAGGCGCACCCGGATCTGTACAATGTGCTGCTGCAGATCATGGATCATGGCCGGCTCACCGACCACAACGGCAAGCAGGTCAACTTCCGCAACGTGATCCTGATCATGACCACGAACGCGGGCGCGGCCGACCTCGCGCGGCAGGCCTTCGGCTTCACCCGCTCGAAGCGGGAAGGCGACGACCACGAGGCGATCAACCGCCAGTTCGCGCCCGAGTTCCGCAACCGGCTGGATGCGATCGTCTCCTTCGCGCACCTCAATGCCGACGTCATCGGCATGGTGGTCGAGAAGTTCGTGCTGCAGCTCGAGGCGCAACTCGCCGACCGCGACGTCACGATCGAGCTGTCCGAGCCCGCCAAGGCCTGGCTGATCGAGCACGGCTATGACGAGCAGATGGGCGCGCGTCCGATGGCGCGGATCATCCAGGAGCACATCAAGAAGCCGCTCGCGGATGAGGTGCTGTTCGGCCAGCTCAAGGGCGGCGGACACGTCCGCGTCATCCTGGTCAAGGACGAGGCGACCGCCAAGGACAAGATCGGGTTCGAATATGTCGAGGGCCCGGTCACCCCGAAGCCCGAGAACCTGCCGCCGCGCAAGCGCAAGCCGCCGAAGGGCGGTCCGGGTGGCGGCGGAGGCGGCACCAAGGGGCCGGCCTCAAAGGGTCCGATGGTCAAGGCCTGA
- the clpS gene encoding ATP-dependent Clp protease adapter ClpS, which produces MSNDDNRNGAGSGPSTSVITKVKPKTKRPNLYRVLILNDDYTPMEFVVHVLERFFNKDAEAATKIMLHVHHHGIGECGVFTYEIAETKVTQVMDFARKHQHPLQCVMEKK; this is translated from the coding sequence ATGAGCAATGACGACAACCGCAATGGAGCGGGCAGCGGCCCGTCGACCTCGGTCATCACCAAGGTCAAGCCGAAGACCAAGCGCCCGAACCTGTATCGCGTCCTGATCCTGAACGACGACTACACGCCGATGGAGTTCGTGGTTCACGTGCTGGAACGATTCTTCAACAAGGACGCCGAGGCGGCGACCAAGATCATGCTGCACGTTCACCATCACGGGATCGGTGAGTGCGGCGTGTTTACCTATGAGATCGCCGAGACCAAGGTGACGCAAGTCATGGACTTTGCGCGCAAGCATCAGCATCCACTGCAATGTGTGATGGAAAAGAAATAG
- a CDS encoding MFS transporter yields MSSAIIEHPDGLPQPQRNWAILTIALGLVMAVVDSSIANVALPTIARDLNASPAFSIWIVNGYQLAITISLLPLASLGEIIGYRRVYLAGLLLFTLASLFCALAHTLPLLTIARILQGFGAAGILSVNTALVRFIYPHSQLGRGIGVNALVVAISAAVGPTIASFILAVGTWPYLFAINVPLGIVTLAVGWRFLPHTRPAVHAFDWQSAAMSAIAFGFGISAIDSAGHGEALYLCALEFAIAAVASHLLYRRQQHLPSPLLPVDLLRIPIFALSIGTSIASFCGQMLAFVAMPFYLENHFGYSAVQIGLLITPWPITVAFAAPIAGWLVERYPAGLLGGIGLLLFALGLGTLAFMPANATPIDVIWRMALAGAGFGLFQTPNNRTMIAAAPRERSGGASGMLGTARLLGQTIGAALVAMLLARYPADGTRISLMVGVGFAVVGAVLSTLRLSSVGSRGADQVRVHEGQRLKGE; encoded by the coding sequence ATGTCGTCCGCGATCATCGAGCATCCCGACGGGCTGCCGCAACCGCAGCGCAATTGGGCCATTCTCACGATCGCGCTCGGCCTCGTGATGGCCGTCGTCGACAGCTCGATCGCCAACGTTGCACTGCCGACCATCGCGAGGGATCTTAACGCCAGCCCCGCATTCTCGATCTGGATCGTCAACGGCTATCAGCTGGCAATCACGATCTCGCTGCTGCCGCTGGCCTCGCTCGGCGAGATCATCGGCTATCGCCGCGTCTATCTGGCGGGGCTATTGCTGTTCACGCTGGCGTCGCTGTTCTGCGCGCTGGCGCACACGCTGCCGCTGCTGACGATCGCCCGCATCCTGCAGGGGTTCGGCGCCGCCGGAATCCTCAGCGTCAACACGGCGCTGGTCCGCTTCATCTATCCGCATTCGCAACTCGGCCGCGGCATCGGCGTCAACGCGCTGGTCGTCGCGATCTCGGCCGCGGTCGGCCCGACCATCGCCTCGTTCATCCTGGCGGTCGGGACCTGGCCGTATCTGTTCGCCATCAACGTCCCGCTCGGCATCGTCACGCTGGCGGTGGGCTGGCGCTTCCTGCCGCACACCAGGCCCGCGGTTCACGCCTTCGACTGGCAGAGCGCCGCGATGAGCGCGATCGCGTTCGGGTTCGGCATCAGCGCGATCGACAGCGCCGGCCATGGCGAGGCGCTGTATCTCTGCGCGTTGGAGTTCGCGATTGCCGCGGTCGCTTCCCATCTACTGTACCGGCGGCAACAGCATTTGCCCTCGCCGCTGCTGCCCGTCGACCTCTTGCGGATTCCGATCTTCGCGCTGTCGATCGGCACCTCGATCGCCTCGTTCTGCGGCCAGATGCTGGCCTTCGTCGCGATGCCGTTCTATCTCGAGAACCACTTCGGATATTCGGCGGTGCAGATCGGCCTGCTGATCACGCCGTGGCCGATCACGGTCGCGTTCGCCGCGCCGATCGCCGGCTGGCTGGTCGAGCGCTACCCGGCCGGCCTGCTCGGCGGCATTGGCCTGCTGCTGTTCGCACTGGGATTGGGCACGCTGGCGTTCATGCCGGCCAATGCGACACCGATCGACGTGATCTGGCGCATGGCGCTCGCCGGCGCCGGCTTCGGCCTGTTCCAGACCCCGAACAACCGCACCATGATCGCCGCCGCGCCGCGCGAGCGCTCGGGCGGCGCCAGCGGCATGCTCGGGACCGCGCGCCTGCTAGGACAGACCATCGGTGCCGCCTTGGTGGCGATGCTGCTGGCGCGCTATCCGGCCGACGGCACCAGGATCTCGCTGATGGTCGGCGTCGGCTTTGCCGTCGTGGGCGCTGTGCTGAGCACGCTGCGGCTGTCCTCAGTCGGCAGCCGCGGCGCCGATCAGGTACGGGTCCATGAGGGCCAGCGGCTCAAGGGCGAATGA
- a CDS encoding PilZ domain-containing protein: MQDRRQSPRDKVFYGAVAEINERGSTMDCVVRNISEGGACVEFGDAAHLPEEMNLSIARKGRSFLARMIWRQANKVGLAFRIMTSDTPVSDLDERVRRSEIKKRQLQRRIKELLGQG, translated from the coding sequence ATGCAGGACCGGCGCCAGAGCCCACGTGACAAGGTGTTTTACGGTGCGGTTGCGGAGATCAATGAGCGTGGCTCGACGATGGATTGCGTCGTCCGCAACATCAGCGAAGGCGGTGCCTGCGTCGAGTTTGGCGACGCCGCACACTTGCCCGAAGAGATGAATCTCAGCATCGCGCGCAAGGGCCGCTCGTTCCTGGCGCGCATGATCTGGCGCCAAGCCAACAAGGTCGGCCTCGCGTTCCGGATCATGACCTCGGACACCCCGGTCAGCGATCTCGACGAGCGGGTCCGCCGCAGCGAGATCAAGAAACGGCAGTTGCAGCGGCGGATCAAGGAACTGCTCGGCCAGGGCTGA
- a CDS encoding carbon-nitrogen hydrolase family protein: MGIEHPKYRVAVVQAAPAWLDLDASIAKSIALIEEAAAKGAKLIAFPEAFIPGYPWYIWLDSPAWAIGRGFVQRYFDNSLSYDSPQAEKLRLAVKKAGLTAVLGLSERDGGSLYLAQWLIGPDGETIAKRRKLRPTHAERTVYGEGDGSDLAVHDRPGIGRLGALCCWEHLQPLSKYAMYAQNEQVHVAAWPSFSLYDPFAPALGWEVNNAASRVYAVEGSCFVLAPCATVSQAMIDEMCDRDDKHALLHVGGGHAAIYGPDGSSIAEKLPPDQEGLLLADIDLGAIGIAKNAADPAGHYSRPDVTRLLLNKKPSKRVEHFALPLDSLEEVDAAAS, translated from the coding sequence ATGGGCATCGAACATCCGAAATATCGCGTTGCGGTGGTGCAGGCGGCCCCTGCCTGGCTCGACCTCGACGCCTCCATCGCCAAGAGCATTGCCTTGATCGAGGAGGCCGCCGCGAAGGGTGCAAAACTGATCGCGTTCCCCGAGGCCTTCATTCCCGGCTATCCTTGGTACATCTGGCTGGACTCGCCGGCCTGGGCGATCGGGCGCGGTTTTGTGCAGCGCTATTTCGATAACTCGCTGAGCTATGACAGTCCGCAGGCCGAGAAGCTGCGGCTGGCGGTGAAGAAGGCCGGCTTGACCGCGGTGCTCGGCCTGTCCGAGCGCGACGGCGGCAGCCTCTATCTGGCGCAATGGCTGATCGGGCCCGACGGCGAGACCATTGCCAAGCGGCGCAAGCTGCGGCCGACCCATGCCGAGCGCACCGTCTATGGCGAGGGCGACGGCAGCGACCTTGCGGTGCATGACCGCCCCGGCATCGGCCGCCTCGGCGCGCTGTGCTGCTGGGAGCATCTGCAGCCGCTGTCGAAATACGCGATGTACGCCCAGAACGAGCAGGTGCATGTCGCGGCCTGGCCGAGCTTCTCGCTGTACGATCCGTTCGCGCCGGCGCTCGGCTGGGAGGTCAACAACGCGGCCTCGCGGGTCTATGCGGTCGAGGGCTCGTGCTTCGTGCTGGCGCCCTGTGCCACCGTCTCGCAAGCGATGATCGATGAGATGTGCGACCGCGACGACAAGCACGCGCTGCTGCATGTCGGCGGCGGGCACGCCGCGATCTACGGGCCGGACGGCAGTTCGATCGCCGAGAAGCTGCCGCCCGACCAGGAGGGCCTGCTGCTCGCCGATATCGATCTCGGCGCGATCGGGATTGCCAAGAACGCCGCCGATCCGGCCGGGCATTACTCGCGGCCCGACGTCACGCGTCTGCTGTTGAACAAGAAGCCATCGAAGCGCGTCGAGCATTTCGCGCTGCCGCTCGACAGTCTTGAGGAGGTCGACGCGGCCGCGAGCTGA